The proteins below come from a single Ictalurus furcatus strain D&B chromosome 15, Billie_1.0, whole genome shotgun sequence genomic window:
- the dhh gene encoding desert hedgehog protein, whose amino-acid sequence MTPTPRFGLLAAACTCAWLLVHGCGPGPGYGVRSRPRRLTPLAYKQHVPNVSENNLGASGRAEGKITRHSERFNELVCNYNPDIDFKDEERTKADRFMTKRCKDCLNKLAIAVMNQWPGVRLRVTEAWDEDDNHPSGSLHYEGRAVDITTSDRDIKKYGILAQLAVEAGFDWVYYESKYHVHCSVKADHSVAVEKGGCFSASALVTVAEGVQKPMSQLQPGDSVLALSESGGIIFSRVLLFLHLDAEHRSTFLILSTENGHRLTITPNHLIFMAPSLKLYYYEYYASFASQVTRGAYVLIWGREGRVHPSKIISVSQEERIGVYAPLTEHGNLFVDGVLASSYASIEDQRLAHWAFGPLRFLIGLSQVFMAVNPLTVMMQGAAEVHTIILPHQILSRGHLNVIHNSSGVVHSAINKMNSTCLKEHHSKLYFDCLEGTQAGVHWYARLLCTIAQTFWIL is encoded by the exons ATGACGCCGACTCCGCGCTTTGGCCTGCTGGCGGCGGCGTGCACCTGCGCGTGGCTGCTGGTGCACGGCTGTGGGCCCGGTCCGGGATACGGCGTTCGCTCGAGGCCGCGCAGGCTTACACCGCTGGCCTACAAGCAGCACGTGCCCAACGTCTCCGAAAACAACCTGGGCGCGAGCGGCCGGGCCGAAGGAAAGATAACGCGCCACTCGGAGCGCTTCAACGAGCTAGTGTGCAACTACAACCCTGACATTGACTTCAAAGACGAGGAGCGCACTAAAGCAGACCGGTTCATGACCAAG CGCTGTAAGGATTGCCTAAATAAACTGGCCATTGCAGTTATGAACCAATGGCCAGGTGTTCGACTACGTGTGACCGAGGCCTGGGACGAGGACGATAATCATCCATCTGGCTCTCTGCATTATGAGGGCCGTGCCGTGGACATAACCACCTCAGACAGGGACATAAAAAAGTATGGCATCCTTGCTCAGTTGGCCGTCGAGGCTGGGTTTGACTGGGTGTACTATGAGTCCAAGTATCACGTGCACTGTTCAGTCAAAGCTG ATCACTCTGTTGCGGTGGAGAAAGGAGGCTGTTTCTCAGCTTCAGCACTCGTGACTGTGGCTGAAGGAGTGCAAAAGCCTATGTCTCAACTGCAGCCTGGAGACTCAGTGCTTGCTTTGTCTGAGTCTGGTGGCATAATCTTCAGCCGTGTCCTCCTTTTCCTACATTTGGACGCGGAGCACAGGTCCACTTTCTTGATTCTCAGCACAGAaaatgggcacagactcacaatTACACCCAATCACCTCATCTTCATGGCTCCCAGCCTCAAGTTATACTACTATGAGTACTATGCTAGCTTTGCTAGTCAAGTGACAAGGGGAGCCTATGTACTAATTTGGGGAAGGGAGGGTCGTGTGCATCCTTCCAAAATAATTTCTGTCTCACAGGAAGAAAGAATCGGGGTTTATGCTCCGTTGACAGAACACGGCAACCTGTTTGTGGATGGTGTTCTGGCATCCAGTTATGCATCTATAGAGGATCAGAGGCTGGCACACTGGGCATTTGGGCCACTTCGCTTCCTGATTGGACTGTCACAAGTATTCATGGCGGTGAATCCACTAACAGTCATGATGCAAGGTGCTGCTGAGGTTCACACAATCATTCTGCCTCACCAAATTCTTTCCAGAGGACATTTGAATGTGATACATAACAGTTCAGGTGTAGTTCACAGTGCAATTAACAAAATGAACAGCACATGTTTAAAAGAACATCATTCTAAGCTATATTTTGATTGTCTGGAGGGCACACAAGCAGGGGTTCACTGGTATGCAAGGCTGCTATGTACGATTGCTCAGACTTTCTGGATTTTGTGA